A section of the Pseudovibrio sp. M1P-2-3 genome encodes:
- a CDS encoding GntR family transcriptional regulator: MTLTSPNGAEIYRLLIKAIETRELKPGNRLREAELAEKFGVSRTPIREGLKRLEAQGLAIHEPNRGMVIPSLDHNQISELYFLREVLEGTAGRLAAQHASNAEIEILQELVEEDRANLADAEKLIKTNREFHRRFYLASHNRYLVEQIDHMRLSLLLLAGTTLTDDDRRRHAIEEHAEIVDAISKRDCERADKAARQHIAEAHKARLKFFTQL; the protein is encoded by the coding sequence GTGACATTAACATCCCCCAATGGCGCGGAGATTTACCGCCTCCTGATTAAAGCCATCGAGACACGTGAGCTGAAACCGGGCAACCGCCTTCGTGAAGCTGAACTGGCTGAAAAATTCGGCGTCAGCCGCACGCCTATCCGTGAAGGTCTAAAGCGTCTGGAAGCGCAAGGGCTTGCCATTCACGAGCCCAACCGCGGTATGGTGATCCCTTCCCTTGACCATAACCAGATCAGCGAACTCTACTTCCTGCGCGAAGTGCTGGAAGGTACCGCCGGACGCCTTGCCGCGCAGCACGCGTCAAACGCAGAAATTGAAATCCTGCAGGAACTGGTGGAAGAGGACCGGGCGAATCTGGCCGATGCGGAAAAGCTCATCAAGACCAACCGTGAATTCCACCGCCGCTTCTATCTTGCCTCCCATAACCGCTATCTTGTTGAGCAAATCGATCATATGCGCCTCTCCCTGTTGCTGCTGGCAGGCACAACCTTGACCGATGACGACCGCAGACGCCACGCCATCGAAGAGCACGCGGAGATTGTTGATGCCATCAGCAAGCGAGATTGTGAGCGCGCCGACAAAGCAGCCCGTCAGCATATTGCCGAAGCCCACAAAGCAAGATTAAAATTCTTCACTCAGCTCTGA
- the mutM gene encoding bifunctional DNA-formamidopyrimidine glycosylase/DNA-(apurinic or apyrimidinic site) lyase, producing MPELPEVETVKTGLAPYFENATFSEVEVRRPNLRFPFPENFRENILGKQVTNMGRRSKYLLVDLSSGDVLVMHLGMSGSFRIIELDSSGKPVNDADEHSKLPQHDHVVFHLTPVKAGQGTPAKVIYNDPRRFGFMTLIPREALETHALFAKMGIEPLGNQLSGPFLQSLFSGKKSNLKSSLLNQQLIAGLGNIYVCEALWRSKLDPQRASSTVADNAEQAEVLVANIRAVLQDAIAAGGSTLKDHVQADGSLGYFQHSFAVYGREGEACRTEGCTGQVARIVQSGRSTFYCPECQH from the coding sequence ATGCCAGAGCTACCAGAAGTAGAAACAGTCAAAACAGGCCTAGCACCTTATTTCGAGAATGCAACCTTTAGCGAAGTTGAAGTCCGCCGTCCCAACCTCAGATTTCCCTTCCCTGAAAACTTCAGAGAAAACATTCTGGGCAAGCAGGTCACAAATATGGGGCGCCGCTCCAAGTACCTGCTGGTTGACCTGAGCAGCGGTGATGTGCTGGTGATGCATCTGGGTATGTCCGGCTCCTTCCGTATCATTGAGCTGGACAGCTCTGGAAAACCTGTGAATGACGCGGATGAGCACAGCAAACTGCCACAGCATGACCATGTGGTCTTTCACCTTACCCCTGTGAAAGCGGGTCAAGGAACGCCTGCCAAGGTGATCTACAACGATCCGCGCCGGTTCGGCTTCATGACCCTCATTCCACGGGAAGCTTTGGAGACCCACGCACTTTTCGCCAAGATGGGCATTGAGCCCCTTGGAAACCAGCTGAGCGGCCCGTTCCTGCAATCCCTGTTCTCTGGCAAAAAGTCCAACCTGAAGTCCAGCCTGCTTAACCAGCAACTCATTGCAGGGCTGGGAAATATCTATGTTTGCGAGGCTTTATGGCGTTCCAAACTGGACCCGCAGCGCGCCTCTTCCACTGTGGCTGACAATGCGGAGCAAGCGGAAGTTCTTGTCGCCAATATTCGCGCGGTGCTGCAAGACGCCATTGCCGCAGGCGGATCCACATTGAAGGACCATGTGCAGGCAGACGGCTCTTTGGGATACTTCCAGCATAGCTTTGCCGTCTACGGCAGAGAAGGCGAAGCCTGCCGAACAGAGGGCTGCACGGGCCAAGTGGCGCGCATTGTCCAGTCAGGACGCTCAACTTTCTACTGTCCTGAGTGCCAGCACTAA
- a CDS encoding NADPH-dependent FMN reductase: protein MKIVAFGASNSTTSINKALATYAASLVEGAQTEVLDLNDFELPIFSEDREKELGQPELAKAFLGKIKEADAVVVSFAEHNGSYSAAYKNLFDWVSRIDQRVFQDKPSVYLSTSPGPGGASSVLQAATGSAPFFGVDLKGSLSIPSFYDNFDMEAGNLRNEDLKKQLLTVVQKFYVSK from the coding sequence ATGAAAATCGTCGCATTTGGCGCTAGCAACAGCACAACGTCCATTAATAAAGCACTGGCAACCTATGCAGCCTCTTTAGTAGAAGGCGCACAAACTGAGGTTCTCGATCTCAATGACTTTGAACTTCCAATTTTTAGTGAAGACAGAGAAAAAGAACTGGGGCAGCCAGAGCTTGCCAAAGCTTTCCTAGGGAAAATCAAAGAGGCAGATGCTGTCGTCGTTTCCTTTGCAGAACACAATGGCTCTTATTCCGCTGCCTATAAAAACTTGTTTGACTGGGTCTCTCGCATCGATCAGAGGGTTTTCCAAGATAAGCCTAGTGTTTATCTGTCCACGTCCCCAGGCCCCGGCGGCGCCTCCAGTGTGTTGCAAGCTGCAACCGGCTCTGCTCCCTTTTTCGGTGTGGACTTGAAAGGGAGCCTGTCCATACCAAGTTTCTACGACAACTTTGATATGGAAGCTGGAAATTTGCGCAATGAAGATTTGAAGAAGCAACTCCTCACTGTTGTTCAAAAATTTTATGTAAGCAAATAA
- a CDS encoding HlyD family type I secretion periplasmic adaptor subunit gives MITLENDRQDKPPILAGSLILIIISLLVIGVTWSAYAKLDEVTRGEGKVIPAGRTQIIQASETGNIAEIFVKIGQSVKKGDLLFRLDDTHNSAALGELTARSRALRAQIARLRLEASGNVAESNFQCPKDITQMASQICQNELRLFRSKQATIKRQLQTIDQRQIQSQSERQEVELNLVGLDESLSIAQEEIKMLEPLVRRQIAPRTDLLRVQREVADLKRQKATGTESLFRLASEQAELESQKEEIKTQEHEDILNELTERIAELSVITESIRAARRKLAQTDTFSPVDGVVNKIEVNTGGAFVTAGTEVMDIVPNGESLLFEAELNPKDIAFIRSGQPAVIKISAYDFATYGGLDGQVAHVSADAHQDEETGETYYSVIIQSKDSYIELNGKRYPLMPGMMGQVDILTGEKSILSYLLEPIITAKDQALRER, from the coding sequence ATGATTACCTTGGAAAATGACCGGCAAGACAAACCACCCATTTTGGCGGGCAGTTTGATCCTCATAATCATCAGCCTTTTAGTTATAGGGGTAACGTGGAGCGCCTATGCAAAACTGGATGAGGTAACCCGCGGCGAGGGAAAGGTAATCCCTGCTGGTAGGACACAAATCATACAAGCCTCAGAAACAGGGAATATTGCGGAAATCTTCGTAAAAATCGGGCAGAGCGTGAAGAAAGGGGACCTTCTTTTTCGCCTTGATGATACACATAATTCAGCCGCCCTTGGCGAGCTGACAGCAAGAAGCCGCGCATTACGCGCCCAAATTGCCCGCTTGCGTTTAGAGGCATCTGGAAATGTTGCTGAGAGCAACTTTCAATGCCCTAAGGACATCACACAAATGGCCTCACAAATATGCCAGAATGAACTTCGGCTATTTAGAAGCAAACAGGCAACCATAAAACGGCAGCTTCAAACCATAGACCAAAGGCAAATACAATCCCAAAGTGAACGGCAGGAGGTAGAGTTAAACCTTGTCGGTCTGGATGAGAGCCTCAGCATCGCTCAAGAGGAAATCAAAATGCTGGAGCCTTTGGTGAGGAGACAAATAGCCCCGCGCACCGATCTTCTGCGCGTTCAAAGAGAAGTTGCCGACCTTAAACGCCAAAAGGCTACGGGTACGGAAAGCCTCTTCCGGCTTGCTTCTGAACAGGCCGAACTGGAATCGCAAAAAGAAGAAATTAAAACGCAAGAACACGAAGATATCTTGAATGAACTGACCGAGCGTATCGCAGAACTGTCTGTTATAACTGAGAGTATTCGGGCGGCCCGCCGGAAGCTTGCTCAAACCGATACATTTTCACCTGTCGACGGTGTCGTTAATAAAATTGAAGTCAATACAGGTGGAGCTTTTGTAACCGCTGGCACAGAAGTTATGGATATTGTTCCCAACGGGGAGAGCTTGTTGTTCGAAGCCGAATTAAACCCCAAGGATATCGCTTTCATTCGTTCCGGCCAGCCAGCTGTCATCAAAATTTCTGCCTACGACTTTGCCACTTATGGTGGTCTGGACGGGCAGGTAGCCCACGTTTCAGCAGACGCGCATCAGGACGAGGAAACCGGAGAAACCTATTACTCCGTGATCATTCAATCCAAAGATTCCTATATCGAGCTGAATGGCAAAAGGTACCCACTCATGCCGGGCATGATGGGGCAGGTCGATATCCTGACAGGTGAAAAATCCATTCTCTCTTATCTTCTGGAACCGATCATCACAGCAAAAGATCAGGCACTACGGGAACGCTAG
- the ubiB gene encoding 2-polyprenylphenol 6-hydroxylase, protein MFASILPLMRLVKAGYVLAREGVFGLVSLPDLPPGPRLAIRLGRLVERRGVEQKAAAARLTDALNQLGPSYVKLGQFLATRPDVVGKVAAKELSALQDNVPAFDTKHSRKIIETQFGVQVEDLFDEFCEPVAAASIAQVHPAYVIDRDGERHKVAVKVLRPGVERRFKQDLQSFYLVARLAERFSPASRRLRPVAVVQTLEYSVTMEMDLRMEAAALSEMGDNCANDEKFRVPTVDWKRMSRSVLTMEWIEAIKLSNTQAIKDAGHDLADLGDRVIQNFLRHAVRDGFFHADMHQGNLFVEDDGTIVAVDMGITGRLHLAERRFLAEILYGFISRNYRRVAEVHFEAGYVPADQDVDIFAQAIRAIGEPIHGHDASEISMARLLTQLFEVTEMFDMHTQPQLIMLQKNMVVVEGVARSLNPYLDMWKTADPVIRSWIEQNLGPVGRISDLASGVGVLGKMAVSMPLLAERAGKLSRELELMAENGLKFDRETAEAIGQAEAKYGRSGRVALWVIALSLASIAFSQLI, encoded by the coding sequence ATGTTTGCATCGATTCTGCCGTTAATGCGGCTTGTGAAAGCTGGTTACGTTCTTGCGCGTGAAGGGGTGTTTGGGCTGGTGTCCTTGCCGGACCTTCCTCCTGGTCCGCGTCTGGCCATTCGTCTTGGGCGTTTGGTGGAACGGCGCGGAGTAGAACAAAAAGCTGCTGCCGCACGGTTGACCGATGCTCTCAATCAACTGGGGCCGTCCTATGTTAAGCTTGGCCAGTTTCTGGCGACAAGACCGGATGTGGTTGGCAAAGTTGCTGCAAAAGAACTCTCAGCCTTGCAAGATAATGTTCCTGCATTTGACACCAAGCATTCGCGGAAAATCATTGAAACGCAATTCGGTGTTCAGGTGGAAGACCTGTTTGACGAATTTTGCGAGCCAGTGGCAGCTGCATCTATTGCGCAGGTACACCCAGCTTATGTGATTGACCGAGATGGAGAACGGCACAAGGTTGCCGTTAAGGTACTTCGTCCCGGTGTAGAGCGCCGTTTCAAGCAGGACTTGCAAAGCTTCTATCTGGTGGCGCGGCTTGCAGAGCGCTTTAGCCCCGCCAGTCGCCGCTTGCGTCCCGTCGCCGTGGTTCAGACACTGGAATACTCGGTCACCATGGAGATGGATTTGCGGATGGAAGCCGCAGCCCTGTCGGAAATGGGTGACAACTGCGCCAATGATGAAAAGTTCCGTGTTCCAACCGTGGACTGGAAGCGCATGTCCCGCTCTGTTTTGACCATGGAATGGATTGAGGCGATCAAGCTTTCCAACACGCAGGCGATCAAAGATGCCGGACATGATTTGGCAGACCTTGGGGACCGCGTGATCCAGAACTTCCTGCGCCATGCGGTGCGCGATGGATTTTTCCATGCGGACATGCATCAGGGCAACCTGTTTGTTGAAGATGATGGAACCATTGTCGCGGTGGACATGGGCATCACTGGCCGGCTTCATCTGGCAGAACGCCGTTTCCTTGCTGAAATCCTCTATGGCTTTATCTCCCGAAATTATCGGCGGGTTGCCGAGGTTCACTTTGAAGCCGGTTATGTGCCTGCAGATCAGGACGTTGACATCTTTGCACAGGCAATCAGGGCTATCGGTGAGCCCATTCACGGGCATGATGCCAGTGAAATTTCGATGGCGCGTCTTTTGACGCAACTTTTCGAAGTCACCGAGATGTTTGATATGCACACGCAACCCCAGCTTATTATGCTGCAAAAAAACATGGTGGTGGTTGAAGGTGTTGCGCGCTCTCTCAACCCATATCTAGATATGTGGAAAACGGCGGACCCTGTGATCCGCAGCTGGATTGAGCAGAACTTGGGTCCAGTTGGCCGTATTTCTGACCTTGCGTCCGGTGTTGGGGTGCTGGGCAAGATGGCTGTGAGTATGCCTCTTCTGGCAGAGCGTGCTGGCAAACTTTCAAGAGAACTTGAGTTGATGGCCGAGAACGGTTTGAAGTTTGACCGCGAAACAGCCGAGGCCATCGGACAGGCGGAAGCAAAGTATGGCCGCTCTGGCCGAGTTGCCCTTTGGGTTATCGCTTTAAGTCTTGCCAGTATAGCATTTAGCCAGCTAATCTAG
- the ubiE gene encoding bifunctional demethylmenaquinone methyltransferase/2-methoxy-6-polyprenyl-1,4-benzoquinol methylase UbiE, with product MTPETSPNQRGSVTDPAEMATSFGFQTVQKGQKQELVDDVFHKVASRYDLMNDLMSGGMHRLWKDAMVSNLNPPKRKEREWKHLDVAGGTGDIATRVVQKSDYAAKSTVCDINGSMLGVGKDRAAKAKLDQSIEFVQGNAEDLPFPDGYFDAYTIAFGIRNVPRIQRALEEAHRVLKRGGRFMCLEFSQVDVPALDKVYDLFSFHAIPPIGKAVTGDGDPYQYLVESIRKFPNQERFAHMIRKAGFERVTFRNYTGGIAALHSGWKF from the coding sequence ATGACACCTGAAACCTCCCCGAACCAGCGCGGATCTGTAACTGATCCTGCGGAGATGGCAACCAGCTTCGGATTTCAAACTGTTCAAAAAGGGCAGAAGCAGGAGCTGGTGGATGATGTGTTCCACAAGGTTGCCTCGCGCTATGATTTGATGAACGATCTCATGTCTGGAGGCATGCACCGGCTCTGGAAAGACGCCATGGTCTCCAACCTGAACCCGCCCAAGCGCAAAGAGCGCGAGTGGAAGCATCTGGATGTGGCCGGAGGGACGGGCGATATTGCAACGCGCGTTGTTCAAAAGTCGGATTATGCTGCGAAATCGACGGTTTGTGACATTAATGGATCCATGTTGGGGGTCGGGAAAGACCGCGCCGCAAAAGCCAAACTTGACCAGTCCATTGAGTTCGTACAGGGCAATGCCGAGGATCTGCCTTTTCCGGATGGGTATTTTGATGCCTATACAATTGCCTTTGGAATCCGCAATGTTCCGCGCATTCAACGTGCTTTGGAAGAGGCACATCGGGTCTTGAAGCGTGGTGGGCGTTTCATGTGTCTGGAGTTCTCGCAGGTTGATGTTCCAGCTCTCGATAAAGTCTACGACCTGTTCTCGTTCCATGCCATCCCGCCGATCGGGAAAGCGGTTACCGGCGATGGGGACCCTTACCAATACCTTGTTGAGTCTATCCGTAAGTTCCCAAATCAGGAGCGGTTCGCTCATATGATTAGGAAAGCCGGATTTGAACGCGTGACCTTTCGAAATTATACTGGTGGCATTGCTGCCCTCCATTCCGGTTGGAAGTTTTAA
- a CDS encoding type I secretion system permease/ATPase, with translation MVRPPQRTDLHLRHGDISEDHPDPLVSCLQVVATQFNRPTSLTVLTAGLPHDHEQFTPELIVRSAKRIELEASVKTGKLSKLGPFTLPLIIYLKKLGPVVLLGREAEGLFDVQIPGESEPTVIAETDLEADYGGWIIIFTAPQDKRLKGAAGKQQKKEDDWFWEPLMAYWKSMVQVILAACFINILALASPLFVMNVYDRVLPNEAIASLWVLAIGLSLAFIFDFLLKVSRASLIDYVGRRLDHHISTALFEKVLNIRLQERPESTGVFANHVSQYEYIREFFTSSTLSLIVDVFFLFLFLLVIYFLGSWMVVVPAIAVVLVIVSSFILQTIVSRYLERAQTDTAQRHGLLVESVNAMETVKSLRAEGYFLAKWERFIAEGSRTQAQVKAYSNLAITLAQFLQQMVTVWVVVSGVYLFAENKITMGVIIAVVMLSGRAVAPLTQITMVMTRARYAISALKTLSSLMSQPDERTGVKDYVNRIVLDGELEFRDVGFQYPAVEKNVLSNISFHIKAGEKVGILGPIGSGKTTIARLASGLYSPISGEVLIDSVDIRQYHPYEVRKAVGLVVQETDLFRGSLKENVLVAKPGASDDEILFACRMAGVDSFAARHPLGYDMPVGERGSFLSSGQIQSIALARVFLMSPPILFLDEPSSALDLASERVLIKHLKEAIWPEQTLVLATHRQAMLVLVDRLIILEAGRLIADGPKSEVLRALAERAEKLKGRQQLTENQEEGTPADGDEGLDTSPDADENKPE, from the coding sequence ATGGTAAGGCCTCCACAAAGGACAGATCTACACCTCCGTCATGGTGATATCAGCGAGGACCATCCGGATCCTCTCGTCTCATGCCTGCAAGTGGTTGCGACCCAATTTAATCGCCCAACCTCACTCACAGTCCTCACCGCCGGCCTTCCTCACGACCATGAACAATTTACGCCAGAGCTGATTGTTCGCTCAGCCAAACGGATCGAGCTGGAAGCTTCGGTGAAAACGGGGAAACTCTCCAAGCTTGGTCCCTTTACCCTGCCTCTTATCATTTACTTGAAGAAGTTGGGGCCTGTGGTGCTTCTGGGAAGAGAGGCAGAAGGGCTATTTGATGTCCAGATCCCCGGAGAAAGCGAACCCACCGTCATAGCTGAAACTGATTTGGAAGCTGATTATGGAGGTTGGATTATTATATTTACCGCCCCGCAGGACAAAAGGCTTAAGGGAGCAGCAGGCAAACAACAGAAGAAGGAGGATGACTGGTTCTGGGAACCTTTGATGGCCTACTGGAAAAGTATGGTGCAGGTGATCCTTGCTGCGTGCTTTATCAATATTCTGGCATTGGCTTCTCCCCTGTTTGTGATGAATGTCTATGATCGGGTCTTGCCAAATGAGGCCATTGCCAGCCTTTGGGTTTTGGCCATCGGCCTGTCATTGGCGTTTATCTTTGACTTCCTGCTAAAAGTCTCGCGGGCTTCACTTATCGATTATGTTGGGCGACGGCTGGATCACCATATTTCCACGGCACTTTTTGAGAAGGTTTTGAATATCCGGCTGCAGGAGCGCCCCGAATCTACCGGAGTTTTTGCCAACCACGTTTCCCAGTATGAGTATATTCGCGAGTTTTTCACCTCCAGTACCCTGTCGTTGATTGTAGATGTCTTCTTTTTATTCCTCTTTTTGTTGGTCATATATTTTCTAGGTAGCTGGATGGTTGTTGTTCCTGCAATCGCAGTGGTTTTGGTGATTGTCTCTTCATTTATCCTGCAAACCATTGTTTCCCGTTATCTGGAACGCGCTCAAACAGATACGGCGCAGCGGCATGGGCTTCTGGTTGAGAGCGTCAATGCAATGGAAACAGTGAAAAGCTTGCGTGCCGAAGGCTACTTTTTAGCAAAGTGGGAGCGCTTTATTGCAGAAGGCAGCCGGACGCAGGCTCAGGTGAAGGCCTACAGCAATCTGGCGATAACGCTGGCCCAGTTTCTGCAGCAGATGGTGACTGTCTGGGTGGTTGTCAGTGGTGTTTATTTGTTTGCGGAAAACAAGATCACCATGGGAGTTATCATCGCAGTTGTCATGCTTTCAGGGCGTGCAGTTGCTCCTCTTACCCAGATTACAATGGTCATGACACGGGCGCGCTATGCCATCTCCGCATTGAAAACTCTAAGCAGCCTTATGTCCCAACCTGATGAGCGAACTGGTGTTAAGGATTATGTGAACCGCATTGTTCTGGATGGAGAACTGGAGTTTCGAGATGTTGGTTTTCAATATCCGGCCGTTGAGAAAAATGTTCTGAGCAATATTTCATTTCATATCAAAGCGGGAGAGAAGGTTGGAATTCTGGGACCAATCGGTTCAGGTAAAACCACCATAGCCCGTCTGGCTTCGGGGTTATATTCTCCGATTTCCGGCGAGGTTTTGATAGATAGCGTGGATATCAGGCAATATCACCCCTATGAGGTTCGCAAGGCTGTTGGGCTGGTTGTGCAGGAAACAGATCTCTTTCGCGGCTCCCTCAAGGAAAATGTTCTGGTGGCTAAGCCCGGGGCAAGTGATGATGAAATTTTGTTTGCCTGCCGTATGGCCGGGGTCGATAGCTTTGCCGCGCGACACCCCTTGGGTTATGACATGCCGGTTGGCGAGCGTGGCTCTTTTCTGTCCAGTGGCCAAATTCAGTCAATTGCCTTGGCCCGCGTGTTCTTGATGTCACCGCCGATTTTATTTCTCGATGAACCTTCCAGCGCACTGGATCTTGCTTCTGAGCGTGTTTTGATCAAGCACTTGAAAGAAGCGATCTGGCCGGAACAAACGCTGGTTCTGGCAACTCACAGGCAAGCAATGCTTGTGTTGGTGGACCGTTTGATTATTCTGGAGGCAGGCCGGCTAATCGCTGATGGACCAAAGAGTGAGGTATTACGTGCCTTGGCAGAGCGCGCTGAAAAACTTAAGGGTAGGCAACAGTTAACTGAAAATCAGGAGGAGGGGACACCTGCCGATGGGGATGAAGGTCTGGATACCTCTCCTGATGCGGATGAAAACAAGCCCGAGTAA
- a CDS encoding pirin family protein, with protein sequence MNTSEIRIIHREDLPLGGFAGIVETRMVMNPNLWASAKNRTDISHGLGDFIYLANGYFKADDGAPMHPHADVDIVSFIPKGAVGHEGSMGHGTTITGPGIQVQRAGTGIEHAEFSLNGEPADLVQMWFNPPKKGLTPAYQDFKLDKNKLTTVLGGNSSETFDNTMTCKVGYLSENEILRLENPFIVLITEGTARANGQNVKAGDLIEGEALEISSQDGFGLVVIQFTANS encoded by the coding sequence ATGAACACGAGTGAAATTCGCATTATTCATCGGGAAGATCTACCCTTGGGCGGCTTTGCCGGAATCGTTGAAACAAGAATGGTCATGAACCCGAACCTTTGGGCTTCCGCGAAAAATAGAACCGATATCAGTCATGGGCTTGGTGATTTCATCTATCTTGCAAACGGATATTTTAAAGCAGATGATGGCGCGCCCATGCATCCACATGCCGATGTGGACATTGTGAGCTTTATTCCCAAAGGCGCAGTGGGGCATGAGGGGTCCATGGGGCACGGGACAACAATCACCGGCCCCGGCATTCAGGTCCAGCGGGCTGGAACAGGTATCGAGCACGCGGAATTTAGCCTGAACGGTGAGCCCGCAGACCTTGTCCAGATGTGGTTTAACCCACCAAAGAAAGGCCTTACACCAGCCTATCAGGATTTCAAACTTGATAAGAACAAGTTGACCACGGTCTTAGGTGGTAACAGCTCAGAAACATTCGATAATACAATGACTTGTAAAGTCGGATACTTGAGCGAAAATGAAATTCTTAGGCTAGAGAACCCTTTCATTGTGTTGATCACAGAAGGAACAGCACGCGCCAACGGCCAAAACGTTAAAGCTGGCGACTTGATCGAAGGAGAGGCTTTGGAAATCTCCTCTCAAGATGGCTTTGGCTTGGTTGTCATCCAGTTCACTGCAAATTCCTAA
- the gndA gene encoding NADP-dependent phosphogluconate dehydrogenase → MTQADIGLIGLGVMGANLALNIADNGYKVAVFNRTPDQTDALIKNAAHLRDQFIPCYSLEELTAAIKAPRPIIMMIPAGDPVDQQIAALTPWLGEGDFMIDAGNSSFHDTNRRYQELADTPFTFVGMGVSGGAEGARHGPSIMVGASPEAYARIEPILKAIAAKHNGEPCCALMGPEGAGHFVKTLHNGIEYADMQMIAEIHEVLSKTLGLSIKEQAEVFAKWNEGPLASYLVEITANVMGVVDEESGKPILDVILDTAGQKGTGRWSAVEAHMLGVPATGIDAAVAARCISSQRALRQEIAKVYPATDKPLTWEEKQTGIKACENAMIAGKIAAYAEGFDVLTAGSKEYGWSLPLGDIARIWREGCIIRSRFLDEIASAYDENPELKSLYLAPSIAARMKEAVPYLREMLAKAILSGIPVPALSSALGSFDLSRQKRTAAYVIQGQRDFFGQHGFERTDKEGSGFHGPWPAGGA, encoded by the coding sequence ATGACCCAAGCAGATATCGGTCTCATTGGACTTGGCGTAATGGGCGCCAACCTTGCTTTGAACATCGCCGATAACGGCTACAAGGTTGCTGTTTTTAACCGGACTCCAGACCAGACCGACGCACTCATCAAGAATGCGGCCCACTTGCGGGACCAGTTCATCCCTTGCTACTCGCTGGAAGAGCTGACAGCGGCCATTAAGGCCCCACGCCCGATTATCATGATGATCCCAGCCGGTGACCCGGTCGACCAGCAAATTGCAGCGCTTACCCCTTGGCTGGGGGAAGGCGATTTCATGATTGATGCGGGAAACAGCTCGTTCCACGACACCAACCGCCGCTATCAAGAGCTGGCGGACACTCCCTTCACATTTGTTGGCATGGGCGTTTCGGGCGGCGCAGAAGGCGCCCGCCACGGCCCTTCCATTATGGTCGGTGCCTCACCAGAAGCATACGCACGCATTGAACCCATTCTCAAGGCCATTGCTGCAAAGCATAACGGCGAGCCTTGCTGTGCCTTGATGGGACCGGAAGGGGCTGGCCACTTTGTTAAAACACTGCACAACGGCATTGAATACGCCGACATGCAGATGATCGCCGAAATCCATGAGGTTCTGAGTAAAACCCTTGGTCTGTCCATCAAGGAGCAGGCGGAGGTCTTTGCCAAGTGGAATGAAGGCCCCCTCGCCTCCTACCTCGTTGAGATTACGGCAAATGTTATGGGCGTGGTGGACGAAGAGAGCGGTAAGCCAATTCTGGATGTTATTCTGGACACTGCTGGTCAAAAGGGCACTGGCCGCTGGTCGGCTGTTGAAGCCCATATGCTTGGCGTTCCCGCCACGGGCATTGACGCAGCCGTTGCCGCCCGGTGCATTTCATCGCAGCGGGCTTTGCGTCAGGAGATCGCCAAGGTTTACCCTGCAACCGACAAACCGCTCACTTGGGAAGAAAAGCAGACGGGCATCAAGGCCTGCGAGAACGCCATGATCGCCGGTAAAATCGCCGCCTATGCGGAAGGTTTTGATGTGCTAACTGCCGGTTCCAAAGAATACGGCTGGAGCCTGCCACTGGGAGACATCGCCCGCATCTGGCGCGAAGGCTGTATCATTCGCTCCCGTTTCCTCGATGAGATTGCCAGCGCATACGATGAAAACCCAGAGCTGAAGTCGCTTTATCTGGCCCCGAGCATTGCTGCACGCATGAAAGAGGCGGTGCCATATCTGCGTGAGATGCTCGCAAAGGCTATTTTAAGCGGCATTCCTGTTCCAGCGCTTTCCTCCGCTCTTGGCTCTTTCGATTTGTCTAGGCAGAAAAGAACTGCTGCCTATGTCATCCAAGGCCAGCGCGATTTCTTTGGCCAGCATGGTTTTGAAAGAACGGACAAGGAAGGCTCTGGCTTCCACGGCCCTTGGCCTGCAGGCGGGGCCTAA